Proteins encoded by one window of Salvia splendens isolate huo1 chromosome 14, SspV2, whole genome shotgun sequence:
- the LOC121763891 gene encoding uncharacterized RING finger protein C4G3.12c-like: MASATNHRLSPKSSNISGSGESMLRRTKRKLSNIFCGAFHSKSTLQELGEGPVVTSICYTKSLSLVDAQTSTLESSSVLTSESGETVSVYENGDSSDRSSITVEAFPESGLVNVQSSRDIKTLPQSPAQESISDNTINYVAELIDANTITEDTASMYPGHDQSQGLIVQHHPHSNDIVEYSHNAAVGYSSDPRSLSIVSDSLLRFEYPGDDRAHVSTTSSSGFIVSDSDQNLINGDLLHLDLVSISSNSLSGSIAEVSSHETRRNSMRLFWDALARRSLRRNIDSPTFVFATGLAGDLGSHDRWLLEFSGDLHYYGASRDLDSFSVGLHRRHERRWLLRSEDSETISGIDGEDEQTAFCSSGLHLDGTCSCDSFFTAEESSSLANISRIILLAEALFEVLDEIHNQSLSLSLSTLSLPAPESVVDAFPLKYYKKNRKEESDSADVRQCYICLADYEEGDKLRVLPCNHEFHTPCIDKWLKEVNRVCPVCRHDVCEGCGECSVSNSQVFS, encoded by the exons GAGCTGGGAGAGGGCCCAGTGGTAACTTCAATTTGCTACACTAAAAGCTTATCTCTAGTCGATGCTCAAACCTCAACCCTAGAATCCTCTTCTGTATTAACATCGGAATCAGGAGAGACAGTATCCGTATATGAAAATGGGGACTCATCTGACAGAAGCAGTATCACTGTGGAAGCTTTTCCTGAATCTGGTTTAGTCAATGTTCAGTCAAGCAGAGATATCAAAACTCTTCCACAATCG CCTGCTCAAGAATCAATCTCTGATAACACGATCAATTATGTTGCGGAACTTATTGATGCCAATACAATAACTGAAGACACGGCTTCCATGTATCCAGGACATGATCAGTCACAGGGGCTCATTGTTCAACACCACCCGCATTCAAATGATATTGTCGAATATAGCCACAATGCAGCTGTAGGCTACAGTTCTGATCCAAGGTCTCTTTCTATTGTCTCTGATTCTTTACTACGATTTGAATACCCCGGAGATGACCGTGCTCACGTGTCAACAACTTCTAGTTCAGGGTTTATTGTGTCTGACAGTGACCAGAATTTGATAAATGGTGATCTGCTTCACCTTGATTTGGTTAGTATCTCTTCCAACTCCTTATCTGGTAGCATTGCTGAAGTAAGCAGTCATGAAACTAGAAGAAACAGTATGAGGCTATTTTGGGATGCTTTGGCAAGACGCAGCTTAAGAAGGAACATTGATTCGCCGACATTTGTTTTTGCAACTGGTCTGGCTGGTGACTTAGGTTCACATGACAGATGGCTTCTTGAGTTCAGTGGTGATCTACATTACTATGGAGCCAGTCGTGATCTTGATTCATTCAGTGTAGGACTTCATCGAAGACATGAAAGGAGATGGCTGTTGAGATCTGAG GACTCAGAAACAATAAGTGGCATTGATGGGGAAGATGAACAGACTGCATTTTGTTCATCTGGACTTCATCTGGATGGTACATGCTCATGTGACTCATTCTTTACAGCTGAAGAGTCAAGTAGTCTTGCAAATATTTCACGAATAATCCTACTTGCAGAGGCATTATTTGAG GTTTTGGATGAAATTCATAATCAGTCTCTGTCACTTTCGCTATCTACTCTCTCGCTTCCTGCTCCAGAATCTGTTGTGGATGCATTCCCTCTCAagtattacaaaaaaaatagaaaggaGGAAAGTGATTCCGCTGATGTTCGACA GTGCTATATTTGCTTAGCCGACTACGAGGAAGGGGACAAACTGAGAGTCCTTCCATGCAATCATGAATTCCACACACCTTGCATTGATAAATGGCTGAAAGAAGTAAATAG GGTATGCCCAGTCTGCAGACATGATGTCTGTGAGGGCTGCGGAGAGTGCTCCGTTTCAAACTCACAAGTATTCTCATAA
- the LOC121763630 gene encoding 10 kDa chaperonin 1, chloroplastic-like encodes MASSSFIALTNPFTSNKPNLQLLSNTTRTGLRRSSLRVNAIGKTYEPAKVVPQADRVLIRLEELPEKSAGGVLLPKSAVKFERYLVGEVVSRGAEVQDVQTGRKVLFSDINAHEVDLGTDTRHCFCKAGDLLAVVN; translated from the exons ATGGCGTCTTCTTCATTCATTGCCCTAACCAATCCCTTTACCTCTAACAAACCCAACCTCCAACTCCTCTCCAATACAACACGCACTG GTCTTCGGAGGAGCTCGCTGAGAGTGAATGCGATCGGAAAGACATACGAGCCTGCTAAG GTAGTGCCACAGGCTGATCGAGTTTTGATCCGTCTTGAGGAGCTTCCtgag AAATCAGCTGGCGGAGTTTTGCTGCCGAAATCAGCTGTGAAGTTTGAGCGCTACCTTGTGGGAGAG GTTGTCTCTCGTGGAGCTGAGGTTCAGGATGTGCAAACAGGAAGAAAG GTGCTTTTCTCTGACATAAACGCACATGAG GTTGATTTGGGAACAGACACAAGGCATTGTTTCTGCAAAGCTGGCGACTTGCTGGCTGTTGTCAACTAG